TGAATGTAAACGTACTGAATCGGCAGATTCTCATGGATGCCTATGAACATCCGGAACTGTATCCGAATCTGACCATACGGGTATCCGGATATGCGGTGAATTTCTATAAGTTATCTAAGGAACAGCAGCGGGAGGTCATTGCGAGAACCTTCCACAGCGCCGTATAAAAGAAAAAACCGTTTGAAATCTCATCTGCAAAAGAAAGCGGATGAGATTTCTTTTTATTTAACAGGAAATATCGTTTCCCGTTAAATAAAAAATAGGGAGGGCAGAGGGGGCAACCCTCGCCGATAAAGGAGGGTGCTCAGGCTGCTTGCAGCCGCCGAAGGGAACCATAGGGCCCCTAGCGGGAGTGGCGAAGCCGCTTTTTTGTGCAGAATCTGAAAAGAACTATTGAAATCTAAAATAGTTCGCTGTATAATGATATGATGTTCATGCAAATGCAAATCGTTTGCAAGATTAAAACTCCGCTGTGTCAGAAAGCAATGGACACAAAGCAGCGGTGTGAGTAGGAAGGAAATGGAATAAAAGTGAGAAAAAGTACGATATTCATATCATGTTTTATAGTTATTATGAGTCTGACCTTACTGGCCGGCTGCACCGCACCTAAAGAAAAGGCGGCGGATCAGAACGACGCAGAAGCGAGAGATACCAAGCCCATCGTAGCAGTAACCATTGTTCCGGAAAAAACCTTTGTGGAGGCGGTCTGCGGAGATCTGGCAGAGGTCATTACCATGGTTCCGCCGGGAAGCAGTCCGGAAAACTATGAGCCTGTTCCTCAGGCCATGGAAAAGTTTTCAAAGGCCAGCGTTTATTTTGCCATAGGCGTCCCTACCGAGCAGGCCAATATATTGCCCCATGCGGGGCATGTCAAAGTCATTCATCTGGAAGACAGGGTTTCGGCAGCTTATCCGGACAGAACCTTTGAATCCGGAGACAGAGATCCGCATATCTGGCTTTCGCCCAAGAGAGTGGAGGTTATGGTAGCGGCCATTGCAGAGGAAATGGGTCAGCTGGATCCGGCTAATAAGGAGACGTATGAAGCCAATGGAGAGCAGTATATTCAGAAGCTGGATAAGCTGGATAAAGAGATAGGAGCCTCTCTGGAAGGGGTGCAGAACAGAAAATTTATTGTGTATCATCCTGCCTTTGGCTACATTGCCGAGGATTATGGCCTGCAAATGTATGCCTTGGAAGAAGAAGGAAAAGAATCTACCATACAGCATTTGCAGGAGATGATCGATCTGGCAAAACGGGAGCATATAAAGGTCATTTTTTATCAGGAAGAGATAGACAGCAGCCAGTCGCAGGCATTTGCGGAGGAAATCGGCGGAAAGACCATGAAACTGGAGCCTTTGTCCGCAGACTATATTGAAAATCTTAAAAAAATGGCGAAAACAATGGCGGAGGTAATGCAGTGAAACAAACAGCTGTCCACATAGAAGACGTATCGGTATATTACGATCAGAACCTTGCTGTTTCAAGGGTGTCTCTGGATATTGAAGAGGGGGACTATTTGGGAATCATAGGCCCTAACGGAGGAGGCAAGACTACTTTGCTAAAGGCCATTTTGGGTCTGATACCGGTAAACAGCGGAAAAATCGAAATTTATGGTAAAAGAATAAACAAAGGAAGGAAGATAATGGGATATGTCCCTCAGATGTCTGCCGTAGACAAGCGTTTCCCCATATCTGTCATGGAGGTCGTCCTGACGGGAAGATTGAAGCAGGGAATCTCTCCCTTCTTTTCATTTCGGGCAGAGGACAGAAAAAAAGCGTATGAAGCTTTGGAGAAGGTTGGTATACAGCACCTGGCAGACAGGCAGATTTCCGCTCTTTCGGGCGGAGAATTTCAGCGGATGCTTATAGCAAGAGCCTTGGCAGTGGAACCCAGGCTTCTGATTTTGGACGAGCCCACCGCCAGCGTGGATGTAAGCTCAAGAGCGCAGATATACAACCTTCTTGATGAGTTAAATAAGGATATGACCATTATTCTGGTAAGCCATGATCTGCTGGCGGTATCTTCCAGAGTAAGCAAGCTGGCTTGCCTGAATGAAGGCTTGATCTACTGGGGGAATCCGGAGCTCAGCGAGGAAATTCTCACAAGGCTTTACGGATGCCCGGTGGAAATGGGAGGTGCGATACATTGATTCATGCCATTGCAGAATATGAGTTTTTACAAAATGCCATATGTGCCGGTATTCTTTCCAGCATTGTCTGCGGCATTATGGGCGTCATTATCGTGGAAAAAAAGCTGGTGATGATGAGCGGAGGAATCGCCCATACGTCTTATGGAGGGGTAGGCCTTGGATATCTTGCAGGCTTTGAACCAATCCTGGGGGCGTTTGCTTTCGCGGTGGGAGCGGCTTTGAGCCTCGGCTGGATCAAACGAAAGGGAGGAGCCCGTTCAGATGTGATTATCGCCATGCTCTGGTCCCTTGGAATGGCACTTGGCATCCTGTTCATTTCATTAATGAAGGGGTATCCGCCGGATTTGACTTCCTATCTTTTTGGTAATATTTTGTCGGTGACCAAATCCGACCTGTATTTGATGTTCGGGCTGACGGTGATCGTTGTATTTATTGTCATTGCATTGTTCAACGACTGGAAGGCGTACCTGTTCGATGAGGAATTTGCTTCCATTATTGGTATAAGAACTGCCTTGCTGGAATATTTGCTTCTGGTTCTGGCAGCTATGACCATAGTGGTGCTCATACGCGTGGTAGGTATTATTTTGGTCCTGTCTCTGCTGACAGCACCGGCGGCAGTTTCAGAGAATTTTTCCGATCGATTAAAGAATCGGATGATCTATGCCACTATTTTTGGAAATATTTTCTGCTTTGCAGGGCTGTGGATTTCTTACGCAACAAATATGGCATCCGGTGCTTCTATAGTAATTTTATCGGTTCTGTGTTATCTTTTATGTTATGGGATACGTTTTATGAAGAAGAAGATACAAGCAGGCCGATTGGAAAAAGCATAGGCTATAGAGTAAAAGGCGGTGAGAAAAGACA
This region of Aminipila luticellarii genomic DNA includes:
- a CDS encoding metal ABC transporter solute-binding protein, Zn/Mn family, encoding MRKSTIFISCFIVIMSLTLLAGCTAPKEKAADQNDAEARDTKPIVAVTIVPEKTFVEAVCGDLAEVITMVPPGSSPENYEPVPQAMEKFSKASVYFAIGVPTEQANILPHAGHVKVIHLEDRVSAAYPDRTFESGDRDPHIWLSPKRVEVMVAAIAEEMGQLDPANKETYEANGEQYIQKLDKLDKEIGASLEGVQNRKFIVYHPAFGYIAEDYGLQMYALEEEGKESTIQHLQEMIDLAKREHIKVIFYQEEIDSSQSQAFAEEIGGKTMKLEPLSADYIENLKKMAKTMAEVMQ
- a CDS encoding metal ABC transporter ATP-binding protein → MKQTAVHIEDVSVYYDQNLAVSRVSLDIEEGDYLGIIGPNGGGKTTLLKAILGLIPVNSGKIEIYGKRINKGRKIMGYVPQMSAVDKRFPISVMEVVLTGRLKQGISPFFSFRAEDRKKAYEALEKVGIQHLADRQISALSGGEFQRMLIARALAVEPRLLILDEPTASVDVSSRAQIYNLLDELNKDMTIILVSHDLLAVSSRVSKLACLNEGLIYWGNPELSEEILTRLYGCPVEMGGAIH
- a CDS encoding metal ABC transporter permease — encoded protein: MIHAIAEYEFLQNAICAGILSSIVCGIMGVIIVEKKLVMMSGGIAHTSYGGVGLGYLAGFEPILGAFAFAVGAALSLGWIKRKGGARSDVIIAMLWSLGMALGILFISLMKGYPPDLTSYLFGNILSVTKSDLYLMFGLTVIVVFIVIALFNDWKAYLFDEEFASIIGIRTALLEYLLLVLAAMTIVVLIRVVGIILVLSLLTAPAAVSENFSDRLKNRMIYATIFGNIFCFAGLWISYATNMASGASIVILSVLCYLLCYGIRFMKKKIQAGRLEKA